The Juglans regia cultivar Chandler chromosome 1, Walnut 2.0, whole genome shotgun sequence nucleotide sequence aacttagagaaaaaaaataatgaattgttAAGGAAGGAGAAAGAGTTCGAGCAGAAACTCGACGATATTGAAAAGACGAAGACTGAGCTCCATAAGAGAGCGGATAAGATCGAGATGAGAGAGGTGGAGGTATCTAATAGAGAGATGGTGGTAACCAATAGAGAGATGGTGCTCTTGAAGCGCGAAACTGAAATAAGGCGTTCACACACAATACTTCGGGTGTATTGGGCTTTTTCATTTGTAGTTGTGTGTTGGTTGGTAGTATGTAAGTAATTGGTGCTAACTTGTAACTTGTATTTAGCATGTAAGTTGTAACTTCTTAGATTGGTGCTAACTTGTAACTTGTGAAATTCCAAaactttttgtatatattaaccTGTAAATTTTATTGACTGCATGTATTTAGTGTATCCTTTTctatttgtatgtgttttttgtGAATGGATTATTTTGAGATGACTAGAGCAGGTTGGCACTTGGCATTTTGATAACAAATTGCACCAGATAACATATAGCATAGAACTTCAATAGAAAGAGCCCATGCTACGTAATGTGAAAGGCAAACAATATGAGAGGCAGAAATGTGATATTTTTAGCAATTtatgactattatttattactttttccaGCAGGGACTGGATCCATGCTATGTAATGTGAGAGCCATTCAACATATTTATTGGCAATGTATAATCCTTGCTTCATTTTTGCTACACAGGAAGTTATATTgctacacaaaaaaaaaaaaaaaattgtttatatacCTGCTTCAAGTTTTAAAAACTTCTTGAGCAACAAAGAACACATTAAATCTACAAAAGTCCTTGAAATACACTCatctcacaaaaaatacaaaaggctAACttctaaaacttaaaaaattcagaaatgcTAACAAATTAAAGGAGAATCAACTAGTAGCAGCCTTCCAACCAAAAGTAGATTTCAATTTTACAACAGATAGATCAAATTCTAGGACTTCGTGCCAGCACCACAAGATGCATGAGTGAACAAATAGTTATCCAAATCTCTCCATGCaccaaagagaaaaagaaaatgacactACAACCAACCACAGTGAATCCGACCCTATATGCATCCAAACGGTCCACGGAGTGTCAATGATGTTCAAAGTAAACCCAACTCTTGAACTTGATACCATAAATGGCATAGGTGCTTCAGActataagaaaacaaataaattcatatacATCAATATGAAGAGCATAGCATGGATACCACGTAAATGCCATAAGAGGGAGTTCGGCCTATACCTGAAATGGATTAACAGACACTGCTCTTTCTCGTATGATCGAGTTAACAGTTGATGACTTCCCAACACCACCTTTTCCCATTACAAGTATTGTCAATGTGTTCACATTCTACACCAATATATggacaaaaattcaaaacccaaTGATATAAAACCATACACACCACATGCACCAAGCTTTAGTGAAATGGTCAATTACACGCCAACAAGCAAGCACGTTAGTTAATAAGATCCCAAAATATAGGtatgagaaaatgagaaaaacaacCTCCTGCTTAAGTTTTCCCATCAATTCCAGAAATTTGGTCTGTGTGGCAGAGGTGAACGTGTTGATCCTTACCATTCACGTATTAGGGACGCCATGGATAAATGTGACCTACTACTCCAACCAAGTATAGATAAACAATCAGCAAGTAGTCCACTGAACAAgttttaggttaaaaaaaaactacaaaataaaAACGACAATGGGCAGAATCTTACTTCCCCGGCACCAAGGAACACAAATCTCTGGTCACCCAGGTTACAGCCCAATAACGTCATTGCTGCAACAACACAATGGGCAGAAATGCttgcataataataaaattcttttagGTTCTAAACTTGATGAAAGTACAAAAGTAAACTATGAAACCTGGCTAGTTGCCCTCCTCTGTCTAAGCCCAATGTAGAATTAATCTTCCAGCAACTCCTCATTGTTTGTCCCAACATCAAAACATTCATTCCACAAACAATAATTCTATTCCAAACAAAGTCTACACAAATAAGTCGTTGGATTACACCCATCCAACAAAACAATACATTAAATCTACAAAAGTCCTTGAATATAACTTTGTACCACAAAAACTCCAATCCATACATCCATTCCcaataaaatacattaaatacataaaacataaataaatggaAAGATAGGTTTTGAATCATATCATTGGAGTGGTTGTGATCCATCCTACCCCAAGTCcaccggttgtgatccatccaatcCAATTTGCATCTGCAAGAGGTTAAATATCACAATTCTTTTCATGTTGATATTtgcatttaaatataaaaaactctTGAGATACatttacactttcttgacttgGAATCACTATTTCTCGGATTTGGGTTTCACTAATGTCAAATGTTGTGCTTTCTGGAACAGCCTGGTGAGAAATACTCGTAAAAATACAgccaaaattagaatttaaatataaatatgtacttaTTAATATACATGTTGTCCAACATTGGATGCATCCATCTCtgaatggaaaaataaaggTCTTCGTGTGTCCACGCATGGTGTATCTCCTCCATCCCGCTAATAATCAAGTAACAAATAAGAACACAAAGTTGTCATATTtgcatttataaaatattaaaaaaaaagtcatatattaaatttgatCCACCTCTTTGCTTTTCCTGATGCTTTTTTCGCTTTGACTTTTCGCATGtctttctccatcctggatACTCTTCTCAGTGATGGGGGTCTGTCTTTCCCTCACACAATATGTGGACTGAGTACTTTCTTAGAAGTACCAACTGTAGTAGTGTCATTTACCGTACAATCAACATTGAAACCTGTTTGGGTAATCGATGGTTGTTGTTGGTTGGCACGATACAACTTCATCATTGCATACAACTTAGTCTTCGCATCCTCAGTATGCTCTTTCGAACTCGCTGCATCAGTAATCATCTGATAACAGATATTCAATAGCTCTGAATAAATATTAGAATCTGCCTGTTGTTCTCCTGCATCATAGCTACTGCGGATTAACGTGTATCGCCTTTTgatatccttcctccatcgatctaaaatATACCTATCTGGCAAAATTTTATCTCGTTACATTTGAACATGGCCAAAATGTTCCGACACAATATCCCTCTCATCTGGAATAATCCACAAGAATACTTTGTAGCTGTATCAGCCTCACTAAAGTCCACAGAATGTGTAACCAGCTTAGTGAACTCTTCAAAACGAACTCCATCCTCTACCAGATAGGTTTTTACAACGTCATCACTCTTATTTAACTTTGGATTCATATTGAAGATGCCTGTAATTTGAAGCTGAACTTCTTTGAATTTAGCATTGGTGTATAAATCTTGGAACCTCTTCTCAATTGGAGATCTAGAAATGCAAGGAATCGTGACACTAAACCAGTGGACGTCTGTggcattttcattctcaatcttttttttcaatGCATTTTCAAACTGGTCAACAAATTCTTTTAGGTTCGTCTTAGCATGAACATACCCGTCAAAaaaggcattcatgctctcaATTCGTtgcgttgtactcattccagcccaaaagtaCTCTTTCAAAAATGTTGGAACCCAATGCTCACGCTCAGTATATAAACTTTGCAACCACGCATTCTCATGCAAATTGTACTTGACAATTAACTGATCCCAACACctctcaaactcttcaatatTTTGGGTGTCATACACATACTTCATTAACGTATTCTTCATCCCAATTTTATAGGAAGCATAGGAGCCAAGTTTTTCGGAGACTTTCTTCAGGATATGCCACAGGCAAAATCTATGTCGGGTCTCTGGGTGAACAATAgctattgcatttttcattgctctaTCTTGATCAGTGATAATTGATTTCGGAGCTATGCCATCTATACACTGCAACCAGGTCTTgaataaccacacaaaggtCTCCGTATCCTCACTAGAAATCAAGCATGCTCCCAACAAAATTGACTgaccatggtggtttacaccaacaaatggtgcaaacggcatcccatatctattcgttaggtatgtggtgtcgaatgtgaccacatcACCGAAATATTGATATGCAACTCTACTACGGGTGTCTGCCCAAAAGACATTTCTTAACCTCCCatcatcatctaaatccatcaacGCAAAAAATCCAAGATTTTTGTACTGTATCCTATAAAAATACTCTCGAAGCGCACCGGAACCACCAGTGCCAAGTCGTAGATGTCTTGCCTTGTCAATGTAATTACgacaatctttttccaaaaatggaagGTTCTTGAGTACGCCCGCGCCAACAATAAGAGATCCAAAGCTCTTATTCATTCGGATGCCAGCTAAATCATTTGTATTTAAGACTATTTTTAAAGAGTCACTCACTTCTCTGTTACATCGAAAGAAGCGAGATTTCTTTGGACTCAGGCTATGGTTATGGATATTATGAACTGTATTCAACCGAAGCTTTCCATCAGATTTTAAGGCATTACTCATTGCCTTACATTTTGTCTTTCTTGTCGGGCGTGGGTTGGTGACATTGAAAGTCCTTTTACGGGCCTTCCCACCACGAGCACAAGCAAGGGTGACATACCTAACCGTCTCATTTTCTCCCCTCTCAGTCATttttgtcatcaccccaaactCGCACTTCTTAGCATATTGCTTATAATAACTCATTAAATCTTCAAAGGAATTAAACTCCATTCCcgactttggctcctcaatcatGTCATCATCATCTATTTCAACATTCTGAGATGTCCCCGCACTGCCATCCTCAGTTTCCTGTGGAAGTGGTCTATCCTCATTACTTTCCTCAACTCTAGCGGATGCACATTGTGCTTCAGTTTCCCCACCCTCGGGTCTATTATCATCTAAATCAACTATTCTACTTGTAGCAGAACTTGTATTGATGAAAGGAGTCGGAGGATATATGGCATGTGGAAATGGGTAACCAGCATTTTGTAAAAGACAAAGAAATATGCAATTAAACTCCTGAATTGATCGATTCAACATTGAAATATAAAGATCTCGTACACGATGCCCTGAGTGCCGTCCCTTTCTCTGGGAGAAAGTGTGAGGCTCGAGTACCTTTGTTGCTTCAACAAAGGTCTAAGTCCCACTTCGGTGAGTTAGTTTTGCTGGTTTGATAGTATTGTTCTATCAGAAAGAAGTGATGGAGGCGGAAGACTTGGTATCACGTTGGGAAAGATTACACCTCTCCCAAGATGAAAGTGCATGCTTCCATGTCCAGCAGAAGGGCCACAATGGTGAACAAAAAGGAAAGTATTGTATCGTTGGGAAGGCCATGATAGAGAAGGGAGTGAATAGTGAAGGATTCAGAAACACATTGTCCCAAATATGGAGGTTGGATGGGTGGGTGACCTTTAAGGAGCTCGGTGATCAGTGCTTCTTGATCGAATTTCAGAAAATGGAAGACAAAGAAAAGGTGCTGAGTGGACGTCCATGGTTTTTTGACAGACACCTCTTCACCATGATGGAGGTGGATGAGAAAGAGTCCATTGAGGGGTTGAAGTTATGTTTTGAGCCATTTTGGATACAACTACACAACCTCCCATTGACAGTCATGACAGAAGACTTCGGTGAGCAGTTTGCAGAGGTTATAGGCCCGGTCATTAGagtagaagcagaagcagatgGACGTGCATGGGGAAGATGCCTTAGAGTAAGGGTAGCTGTGGACCTCAACAAACCATTACTTCGAGGGAAATGGTTAAAGTTGGATGACAAAACACACTGGATCTCATTCAAGTATGAGAGGCTGCAAAATTTCTGTTTTCAGTGTGGAATTCTCAATCATAAAGGTAAAAGCTGCTCAACAGCTCGCAACACTCAACAAGGAGGAACATTGCCTCCACCCCAGTATGGTCCTTGGCTTCGAGGACAGTCCCGGAACACCAACATCTTCGATAGGCGTAGATTCGGTGGTTTAATGGGAGAAAACAACCAACAGACGGGTCAGAAAGGGGGAGAGGGTACTTTGGTCCAAGACGTGGTGATGCAACGTACATCAGACATCCATTCAAAAGAGGTGGTAGAGAAAAGGGAACAGATGTCAGCGGGAAAGAAGGAAGGAGGGTCATCTACAGAAAAGCAAGCAGGAGAAGGTGCTACTAAGGAAAAATGCATCGGGAAGATGGTATGGAGTCAGGGTGTAAGTCTATACTCTGACCAAGAAAAGGCTATGCTTGGAAAGGAGGGTGCTAGGTATTTAGACCCTGATGGCCCTCAGGAGATCCAGAGTTTCCACGTGGGAGAGGATTTGGCAGCTCATCCTTTGTCGGGAACACATAGGCTCCATGACACTATGAGGAGCACTGGAACTCAAAGGGGTACGAAGGAAAATTCCAATTATGACAGCATGGATGCAACCATTCCTGATGTAGCCTTTCCTCTCCAACATGATGAGAGAAGGATGGATCTCGATACATCACCTGGTACAGGGATTATAAAGGCAATGGCTAAGGGTGATGGTCTGAGAACTTTtaagaaatggaaaaggaaggcCCGGGAGAGTGGTACTAATACAAGAGGCAATAGTAATCCAAAAATAGATGACAGGCCAAAATCCAATGCCAGATACATGTATGCTAGGGGGTGTAAAAGGGTCTCAACATGGCAGGAGGTTGTtcccaaaaacaataaaagaaggCTTGTTACCACAGACATTCCAATGGTTAAGGCAGTGGCTGGTTCACAGCCCTGCCATGACAAATGAGTATTCTagtgtggaactgccgagggcttgggaaccctcggacagttaaggTCCTTAGGAATTTATCTAAGGAAAAGTCCCCCAATTTAGTTTTCCTAGTAGA carries:
- the LOC109008227 gene encoding protein FAR-RED IMPAIRED RESPONSE 1-like, producing MLNRSIQEFNCIFLCLLQNAGYPFPHAIYPPTPFINTSSATSRIVDLDDNRPEGGETEAQCASARVEESNEDRPLPQETEDGSAGTSQNVEIDDDDMIEEPKSGMEFNSFEDLMSYYKQYAKKCEFGVMTKMTERGENETVRYVTLACARGGKARKRTFNVTNPRPTRKTKCKAMSNALKSDGKLRLNTVHNIHNHSLSPKKSRFFRCNREVSDSLKIVLNTNDLAGIRMNKSFGSLIVGAGVLKNLPFLEKDCRNYIDKARHLRLGTGGSGALREYFYRIQYKNLGFFALMDLDDDGSEDTETFVWLFKTWLQCIDGIAPKSIITDQDRAMKNAIAIVHPETRHRFCLWHILKKVSEKLGSYASYKIGMKNTLMKYVYDTQNIEEFERCWDQLIVKYNLHENAWLQSLYTEREHWVPTFLKEYFWAGMSTTQRIESMNAFFDGYVHAKTNLKEFVDQFENALKKKIENENATDVHWFSVTIPCISRSPIEKRFQDLYTNAKFKEVQLQITGIFNMNPKLNKSDDVVKTYLVEDGVRFEEFTKLVTHSVDFSEADTATKYILDRWRKDIKRRYTLIRSSYDAGEQQADSNIYSELLNICYQMITDAASSKEHTEDAKTKLYAMMKLYRANQQQPSITQTGFNVDCTVNDTTTVGTSKKVLSPHIV